From one Rhodamnia argentea isolate NSW1041297 chromosome 1, ASM2092103v1, whole genome shotgun sequence genomic stretch:
- the LOC125316078 gene encoding F-box/kelch-repeat protein At3g06240-like has protein sequence MNGPSAETMGDIFTEGIFIDILSRLPAKSLIRFKRVSKGWRSLISDLISDPSFVKLHLQRLKARDLIPSQRIIIGSPCDNLLQTVDYETLDHGSEDPLVVVPHSIEVPCRKPCIVGSCDGLVCLLESGIFLICNPTTREYRELPVSDIPRDYELFCGFGYDPRSDDYKIVEGVVDYGNWENWEVARFSFKSGSWRRIQFPYQELIHQQVSLSGVYWNGALHWYVYDLISDKKSMIMSFDLSEERFHWELPVPEVDVGMTLVGLGIHGASLFIHSGNYGPRMEAWIMDEHGRGGGSWTKWFSIDCTSVNLETGVGNAPLTYTRSGKVVLRVNSDRMILFNPKNNSCKDYPIRRHDPFQHAIYLETLVSPYLGGETSRI, from the coding sequence ATGAACGGACCATCTGCCGAAACAATGGGCGACATTTTCACCGAGGGTATCTTCATCGACATACTCTCGAGGCTACCGGCCAAGTCATTGATCCGATTCAAGCGCGTGAGTAAAGGGTGGCGGTCTCTGATTTCTGATCTAATTTCTGACCCGAGCTTCGTCAAGTTGCATCTGCAGAGGCTGAAGGCAAGGGATTTGATTCCTAGCCAGAGGATCATCATCGGCAGCCCCTGCGACAACCTCCTCCAGACAGTAGACTACGAAACGCTCGACCACGGCAGCGAGGATCCGCTGGTGGTGGTCCCTCATAGTATCGAGGTTCCTTGCAGGAAGCCGTGCATCGTAGGGTCATGCGATGGCTTGGTGTGTTTACTTGAGTCCGGCATTTTCCTCATTTGTAACCCGACCACCAGGGAGTATAGGGAATTGCCTGTTTCCGATATCCCTAGGGATTATGAGTTATTCTGTGgattcggatacgaccctcgaTCTGATGACTACAAAATAGTGGAGGGCGTCGTTGATTATGGCAATTGGGAAAATTGGGAGGTGGCAAGATTTTCGTTCAAGTCCGGTTCCTGGAGAAGGATACAATTCCCGTACCAGGAACTAATCCATCAGCAAGTTTCCCTCTCTGGAGTTTATTGGAACGGGGCCTTACACTGGTACGTCTACGACTTGATCTCTGACAAAAAGAGTATGATCATGTCATTTGATTTGTCGGAAGAGAGATTTCACTGGGAGCTCCCGGTCCCTGAAGTTGATGTGGGCATGACTTTAGTGGGACTCGGGATCCATGGAGCCAGTCTGTTCATACACAGCGGCAACTATGGTCCTCGCATGGAGGCATGGATAATGGATGAGCACGGGCGAGGAGGAGGCTCGTGGACAAAATGGTTCAGCATTGATTGCACATCTGTAAATCTTGAAACCGGAGTTGGGAATGCCCCCCTCACGTACACAAGGAGCGGGAAAGTTGTTCTTCGGGTTAATAGTGACCGGATGATTCTGTTCAATCCGAAGAATAACAGTTGCAAGGATTATCCTATAAGGAGGCATGACCCTTTCCAACATGCTATCTATTTGGAAACACTTGTGTCTCCCTATCTTGGCGGTGAAACATCAAGAATCTAG